The Bradyrhizobium oligotrophicum S58 genome contains the following window.
GAGCGAGCGAAGATCTGCACTGGAGGCGAGCACAACCCTGATCATCAGCCCCGCTCCATCTGCATCGGATCGTTAGCAAGACTCGCGCTGCACGGAGCAGAGGCCATCGCAATGCCCCTGGAATTGTGTGTCTTTGCGACGACAGACACCGACGAAAGGACGTCGCTAACAAACCGTTAAGAATCTGAAACAAACCGCCAATAGTGACGGCGGCGGGACAAAACGCCGCAGATGCGGCGGCGGGGGTCCCGCCGGATTCCAAGGCGTCTCCGGCATCGATCTTCTTTGTCTGGGGACCATACGGAATGTCGTCGTCTGCGTATCTGAAGTTCTGGAAATATGCCGCGCTGGGCTCGGCGCTGCTGCCGATCGCCGCCAAGGCCGGCGACATCCCCACCACCCCGCCGGTGAACTTCACCAATTCGAGCACCGCGACGGTCGGCTCGACCATGGTCAACGTGGTCGATTCCTACACGAACCTGATGCTGAACGATCCGACGCTGACCAACGGCACAGGCGTCATGGAGCAGAACCTCGCGACCGTGATCCGCATGACCAATGCGCGCACCGCGGCGCAGACGCTGGAGGCGATCCATGACGACCGCACCAGCCAGCAATACAGCGTGCTGAACGGGCTCGGCGTGCTCACCGGCTATTTCATGACCGGCACCGGCGCCTCGGCCAGCGGCACCACGCCGAACAGCCTGACGCCGACCACCTATGCGCCGTATACGCTGCAGAACTTCCAGTCCAACATCAACTATCTGAACAGCGCGAGCTGGGGCGCGACCAGCTTCGGCAACGGCACCGCGACGCCGCTCGCCTCCGCCGTGAACTTCGTCAACAACGTCGTGCGCGCCAACTCGTCGACCGAGCCGTCAAAGCGCACCTTCGAGCGCTACATGGGCTCGACCGCGCCGGTGACCAACCCCGCCGCGTTCGGCGCCTCGGTGAACCAGACCACGGTGAGCCCGCTCGCGGCGGCGTTCGGCAACTACAACGCCACCACCAAGAGCGGACTGACCACGGCCGACACCGCCAACATCGTCGTCCCCACTTATTACGGCAACCTCACGATCCCCGCGGTCTATGGCAACGCCACCAACTGGGTGCGCGGCTTCACCGTGACCCAGGCGATGATCGACGCGCAGAATACCGCGAACGGCACCAGCCTGGGCTATCTGACGGTGCCCAATGTCGGCACCATCACAAATGGCGTGCTGCAGCCGACACAGTTCAATGTCGGCGACTACGTCCCCGGCATCGGTGCCGCCGCCCGGCCCTACCGGCTGTCGACCGACGTCAACGTGCCGACGCCGCTGCTGCAGATCATCAACAGCACCAACCCCTATGCCGATGGCGGCTTCATCAGCGGGCACACCAATTCCGGCTACACCCAGGCGCTCGGGCTCGCCTTCCTGGTGCCGCAGGAATATCAGAGCCTCTTGGCGCGCGCGGCCGATCTCGGCAACAACCGCATCCTCGCCGGGATGCATTCGCCGCTCGACGTCATCGGCGGCCGCGTGTTCGCGACCGCGATCGCGGCGACCAACATCTACAACGCGCTGTATGATTCCAACGGCGACCGGATCGACTGGACCAATCCCGCCAACACCTCTGCCTACGCGGTCTACCAGGCCTATACCCAGACGCAGTCCTATCTGTCGCAGTCCTGCGGCACCGTCAGCGTGCAGGCCTGCATCCTGCAGGCGCAGGGCGGCGCGGCCGCGATCACCGCGGCCTCGAAGGACATCAATCTCTCGAGCACCGATCCGTCGAGCTACACCTATCGGATGACCTATGGCCTGCAACTCGCCGGCGTCAGCACCACCCTGCCGGAGAACGTGCCGGTGCAGGCGCAGGTGCTGCTGCTGACGCGCTTTCCCTATCTGAGCGATGCGCAGCGCACCGAGATCCTGAAAACGACGGCGCTGGCGTCCGGCTATGCGCTGCTCGACGGCAACACCTGGGACGGCTGGGGCCGCATCAACCTCTACAAGGCGACCTATGGTTATGGCGCGTTCAACAGCCCCGTCGCGGTCAACATGGATGCGGCGCAGGGCGGCTACAATGCGTTCGACATCTGGAGCAACGACATCTCCGGCACGGGGTCGCTGACCAAGAGCGGATCGGGCACGCTGGTGCTCGCCGGCAACAACAGCTACAGCGGCGGCACCACGATCAACGGCGGCGCGCTGGTGGTCGCGGCCGGCGCCGCGGTCACGAGCCCGATCAGCGTCGGCGCGGGTGCCACCCTGAGCGGCCTCGGCACGCTCGGCGGCGTCACGGTGGCCGGCACGCTCGCGCCGGGCTATCAGGCGGTGACCGGCCTCACCGGCCAGGCCGGCCAGCTCACGGTGCTCGGCAGCCTCGCCTTCACCACCGGCGCGACCTACGCGCTGCAGTTCACGCCCGGCAGCTTCAGCTCCACCGGCGTGTCCGGCACGGCGACGCTGAACGGACAGGTCACGGCGAGCTTCGCCAGCGGCGTCTACGCGACAGGAACGAAGGTCGCGATCGTCTCGACTGGATCGGGCATCAACGGCAAGTTCTCCGGCTTCAGCTACACGATGGCGGGCACCACCAACGTCACGCCGACGCTGAGCTATGACGGCCAGAACGCCTATGTCGCCCTCAACCAGGCGGCACTGCCATCGCTGCCGGCGACCGGCGTGAGCAGCAACGGCCGGCAGGTCTATGCCGCGCTCAGCAATGCGGTCAACAAGGGCGGCACACTGCCCGTCTCACTGCAGTCGATCTACTTCCAGAGCGCGGCAGGGCTCGGCGCGACGTTCAACCAGCTCGCCAGCCAAGGCGCGCCGGCGGCGACCGCGAGCCTCAGCCAGAGCATGACCGGCTTCCTCACCACCGCGCTCGACTTCGGCGGCAATGGCCGTACGAACGGCTTCGGAGCGGGCAACGACGGCTCGCCGATGATGTCCTATGCCGCGGCCGATGCCGGCGCGGCGGCCAAGGCGTCGCGGATGTTCGCCAAGGCGATGCCGGTCGAGCCGAGCTGGGCGGTGTGGGGCGCGGCGTTCGGCGGCGGCGGCCGGATCGGCGGCGATGCCGTGGCGGGCAGCCAGGATGTGTCGTCCACGATCTACGGCCTCGCCACCGGCGCCGACTATCGGCTCGCACCGGACATGACGGTCGGCTTCGCGCTGTCCGGCGGCCAGACCAGCTTCAACGTCGCACAGGGCGGCGGCTATGGCAGCTCGGATTTCATCCAGGCCGCGGCCTATGCGACCAAGCGCTTCGGCCAAGCGTACGTGTCCGGCAGTCTTGCTGCCGGCGCGCATTGGATGTCGACGACCCGCAGCCTCGCCACCGGCGCGGTCGAGACGCTGCGCGCGAGCTACACGGCGCCGACCCTCGCGGCACGCGCCGAGACCGGCTATCGCTTCGATCTCGGTTTCGGTGGCCTGACGCCCTATGCCGCCGTGCAGCTGCAGCAGGTGTGGAGCCCGTCCTACACCGAGACCAGCTCGCTCGGCGCCGGCGGCTCGGCGCTCACCTTCGCCGCGCGGGATTCGACCTTGCCGCGCACCGAGCTCGGCCTCTGGGCCGACCGCCGTGTCTCCGAGACGTTCCTGATGCGCGGCCGCGCCGCCTGGGCGCACGACACCAACCGCGACGCCTCGGTGACCGCGACCTTCCAGACCCTGCCCGGCGCGAGCTTCGTCACGACGGGCGCACGGATCGCGGCGAACTCAGCGCTGTTGTCCGGCGTCGCCGAGGTCGCATTGACCTCGCATCTCACGCTGTCCGGCCAGATCGACGGCCAGTTCGCGCCGTCGGCCACGTCATGGGCCGGGACCGGGCGCATCAAATATCAATGGTGAGCCGACGGTGCGCCGTCTTATCGAGCCGCGTCCGAAAGGACGCGGCTTTCTCATTGCCTCGAGCAAGCCGTGTCGTCAGCCCGCCGCGGCCTGCAGCCGGGTCGCCGCCGTGCGGGCGCGGTCGACATCGGGCGTGCGATAGGCCGCTTCCGGAATGGTCCCGAGCCGCGAATCGTGAACGCGCGGGCCGAGGCCATAGAACTGCTGGAAGCTCATAATCAGCGGCCGCCATTTGTCGGGATCGATGCGGTCGCGGGCACCGTCCATCAGGATGGCCGGATCGACATGGACCCGCTGCACGCGGACCTCGAAGCACTGGATGTGCCCCTTCAGGATCGCATCGTCATCG
Protein-coding sequences here:
- a CDS encoding autotransporter domain-containing protein — translated: MSSSAYLKFWKYAALGSALLPIAAKAGDIPTTPPVNFTNSSTATVGSTMVNVVDSYTNLMLNDPTLTNGTGVMEQNLATVIRMTNARTAAQTLEAIHDDRTSQQYSVLNGLGVLTGYFMTGTGASASGTTPNSLTPTTYAPYTLQNFQSNINYLNSASWGATSFGNGTATPLASAVNFVNNVVRANSSTEPSKRTFERYMGSTAPVTNPAAFGASVNQTTVSPLAAAFGNYNATTKSGLTTADTANIVVPTYYGNLTIPAVYGNATNWVRGFTVTQAMIDAQNTANGTSLGYLTVPNVGTITNGVLQPTQFNVGDYVPGIGAAARPYRLSTDVNVPTPLLQIINSTNPYADGGFISGHTNSGYTQALGLAFLVPQEYQSLLARAADLGNNRILAGMHSPLDVIGGRVFATAIAATNIYNALYDSNGDRIDWTNPANTSAYAVYQAYTQTQSYLSQSCGTVSVQACILQAQGGAAAITAASKDINLSSTDPSSYTYRMTYGLQLAGVSTTLPENVPVQAQVLLLTRFPYLSDAQRTEILKTTALASGYALLDGNTWDGWGRINLYKATYGYGAFNSPVAVNMDAAQGGYNAFDIWSNDISGTGSLTKSGSGTLVLAGNNSYSGGTTINGGALVVAAGAAVTSPISVGAGATLSGLGTLGGVTVAGTLAPGYQAVTGLTGQAGQLTVLGSLAFTTGATYALQFTPGSFSSTGVSGTATLNGQVTASFASGVYATGTKVAIVSTGSGINGKFSGFSYTMAGTTNVTPTLSYDGQNAYVALNQAALPSLPATGVSSNGRQVYAALSNAVNKGGTLPVSLQSIYFQSAAGLGATFNQLASQGAPAATASLSQSMTGFLTTALDFGGNGRTNGFGAGNDGSPMMSYAAADAGAAAKASRMFAKAMPVEPSWAVWGAAFGGGGRIGGDAVAGSQDVSSTIYGLATGADYRLAPDMTVGFALSGGQTSFNVAQGGGYGSSDFIQAAAYATKRFGQAYVSGSLAAGAHWMSTTRSLATGAVETLRASYTAPTLAARAETGYRFDLGFGGLTPYAAVQLQQVWSPSYTETSSLGAGGSALTFAARDSTLPRTELGLWADRRVSETFLMRGRAAWAHDTNRDASVTATFQTLPGASFVTTGARIAANSALLSGVAEVALTSHLTLSGQIDGQFAPSATSWAGTGRIKYQW